Proteins co-encoded in one Nicotiana sylvestris chromosome 7, ASM39365v2, whole genome shotgun sequence genomic window:
- the LOC104249169 gene encoding uncharacterized protein, which translates to MKKKDLENMETPKQASWVIRKIFEARRWLTTGVKELDLYAVKGNYLISKAYTSIMPQYPKVNWKALLLTQGILLRHQFILWMSLHQRLATVDRLSKWGITVHKECVLCMTDTEETHEHLFFECSYSRFIWEQLLKLFGISRQVGRWQEETAWLTTRTKSRNELWKILEVHLQQQYIKYGWKETCEDFNS; encoded by the coding sequence atgaagaagaaggatttgGAAAATATGGAAACTCCTAAACAAGCTAGCTGGGTGATAAGGAAAATTTTCGAAGCAAGGAGATGGCTAACCACTGGAGTGAAGGAGCTGGATTTATATGCAGTAAAGGGGAATTATCTAATCAGTAAAGCGTATACTTCAATTATGCCACAATATCCAAAGGTCAACTGGAAAGCATTGCTCTTGACACAAGGAATATTACTTAGACATCAGTTTATTTTGTGGATGTCATTGCATCAGAGACTAGCAACGGTGGACAGGCTAAGCAAATGGGGGATAACAGTGCATAAGGAATGTGTTTTGTGTATGACTGATACAGAGGAAACTCATGAACATTTGTTCTTTGAATGTTCATATTCAAGGTTTATATGGGAGCAACTGCTAAAACTCTTTGGAATAAGTCGACAAGTAGGAAGATGGCAAGAGGAAACTGCATGGCTGACAACAAGAACAAAGAGCAGAAATGAACTTTGGAAGATCTTGGAAGTGCATTTGCAGCAGCAATATATAAAATATGGATGGAAAGAAACCTGCGAAGATTTCAACAGTTAA
- the LOC104249168 gene encoding uncharacterized protein: MAQKHLHELLKEDQEPFQLKNYIADRRCQLKRETYLQTYKKPRTKIITETTSTSTSTSTLCKHACFFSFQDSPDVRKSPLNNFPSPITNCKNSPKRKVFLHIPTTTSSLLLEAAIRIQKQQNSKPKTQINKVGFGLFGSILKKLKNRSRNNKREIKNEEEISVQVKSGYFCNNSRLSSAGWSESNEEKSMDFETSSSCRSDNEEEIVEVECENKYCSSPTSPFRFSLQKCPSTGCRTPEFSSPAASPTRHKKEDKKNYEAIGLANIEQEDEEKEQCSPVSVLDPPFDDDGHEGEYEDEDEDEDEEDDDCDVECNYALVQRAQQQLLYKLRRFEKLAELDPIELEKLMLDEGEEDNDDLEEEDDDEDSLSSYRYRDFDTFASEVTIPYDMKKLVSDLLSEEKTETNSSNNREIVFGRVCRRLDSWQYVRSDTIDMMVESDLQTEFDDWKKFQEQREETAMEVEISIFRLLVQELAEELVVLA, encoded by the exons ATGGCACAAAAGCATTTGCATGAGCTTTTGAAAGAAGATCAAGAACCATTTCAACTTAAAAATTACATTGCTGATAGACGTTGTCAGCTCAAAAGAGAAACTTACTTACAAACATACAAAAAACCAAGAACCAAAATTATTACAGAAACAACCtcaacttcaacttcaacttCTACATTATGCAAACATGcttgttttttctcttttcaaGATTCACCTGATGTTAGAAAATCACCTCTCAACAATTTCCCATCACCTATAACaaattgcaaaaatagcccaaaaagaaaagTTTTTCTTCATATCCCTACTACAACTTCTTCTTTACTTCTCGAAGCTGCAATTAGGATCCAAAAACAACAGAATTCCAaacccaaaacacaaattaacAAAGTGGGGTTTGGTTTATTCGGGTCAATTTTGAAGAAACTCAAGAACAGGAGCAGAAACAATAAGAGAGAAATCAAGAATGAGGAGGAAATTAGTGTACAAGTGAAAAGTGGCTATTTTTGTAATAATAGTAGGTTAAGTAGTGCTGGCTGGTCAGAAAGTAATGAAGAAAAATCAATGGATTTTGAGACTTCAAGTAGTTGTAGGTCTGATAATGAGGAGGAAATTGTGGAGGTTGAATGTGAAAATAAATATTGTTCAAGTCCTACAAGTCCTTTTAGATTTTCTCTTCAGAAATGTCCGTCCACCGGTTGCCGGACGCCGGAGTTCTCATCGCCGGCAGCATCTCCGACTCGCCACAAGAAAGAG gaCAAAAAAAATTATGAAGCAATAGGTTTGGCTAATATTGAACAAGAAGATGAGGAGAAAGAACAATGCAGCCCGGTTTCTGTCTTGGATCCTCCATTTGATGATGATGGACATGAAGGTGAATATGAGGACGAGGACGAAGACGAGGACGAGGAAGACGATGATTGTGATGTTGAATGCAACTATGCACTTGTACAGA GAGCACAGCAACAACTTCTCTATAAGCTTCGTAGGTTCGAGAAACTAGCTGAGTTGGATCCTATTGAACTCGAGAAACTCATGCTCGATGAAGGAGAAGAAGACAACGACGATCTTgaagaggaagatgatgatgaagattCGTTATCATCATACAGATACAGGGATTTCGATACATTTGCAAGTGAAGTAACAATCCCTTATGACATGAAAAAGCTAGTGTCCGACCTGCTTTCCGAGGAGAAGACCGAAACTAACAGCTCGAACAATAGGGAAATCGTCTTCGGAAGAGTATGCAGGAGGTTAGATTCATGGCAATATGTGAGATCAGACACCATTGATATGATGGTTGAATCTGATTTGCAAACCGAGTTTGATGACTGGAAAAAGTttcaagaacaaagggaagaaaCAGCAATGGAAGTTGAGATCTCAATATTTAGGTTATTAGTACAAGAATTAGCAGAGGAGTTAGTAGTTTTGGCCTAA